Genomic DNA from Paracoccus sp. MBLB3053:
AGCTCCGACCGACGCGCCCGGATGCAGGATCACCCGGTCCCCGATCACGATCTCATGCGCGATATGTGCGCCGGGATGGAACAGCGCGTCGGAACCGATAACCGTATCGCGTCCGATGGTTACATGTGCGGCGATCCGGGCGCGCGCTCCGATCCGGACACCTGATCCGATCACGACAAAGGGGCCGATCGCCGCATCCTTTCCGATCTCGGCGCTGGGATCTATGACCGCTGTCGGGTGAATTCCCGGCGCGATTTCCGGTCCCCGGTCGAACGCACGCGTGAGGCCTGCCATGGCGACGCGCGGCCTGCGCACCAGGATGGCCGCCTTGAGGCCAAGCGCATCGGGGTCCATGTCCTCGGCAATGATGGCCATGCTGCCCGCAGCAAGACGCTCGGCATAGGCGGGTGTCGTGGCCAGCGATATCTGCCCATCGCTGGCCTGCCCTGCTTCGGCGGCGCCAAGCACGGCCAGATCTCCGTCTCCCCAGAACCGGGCGTCAAGCGCCCGCGCGAGTTCGGCAATGGTCAGTTGCATGCAGCTCCCCTTCGGTTGGGGATTATCTAATTCTCCGACGCGGCAGAATCCAGACTGCCGACACCGGCCTTTACGAGCGCGGCCCGAACGCGGGCGTCGCGGCCATAGATGTCAGCATAGCGGCGGATCTTTCCCGAAGCATCCGGGAAGGTCGTGAAATAGACCAGATGCACCGGGATATCCGTTCGCATGTTCAGATAGGTCTCGCGTCCTGAATTCAGCGCCTTGTTGAAGACCTGTTCGGGGTGACGCACCTGATCGACAAGCAGTTCATAGGCCAGATCAAGGGGACGGGCCACGCGGATGCAACCGTGGGAATAGGCACGCCGCGACTGGTTGAAGAGATGCTTTGTCGGCGTGTCATGCAGATAGATGTTCCAAGGATTGGGGAACATGAACTTCACAACACCCAACGCGTTGTCATCGCTGGGTTTCTGTCGCATGCGATAGGGAAAATTCGCGGCGGTATATTTCCGGAAATCGATCCTGTCGCGAGAGATCACGTTTCCGGCGCGATCGACGACATCGAGATGGCCGACCGCGTGACGGTTGGCCTGAAGCCTTGGCAGATATTCCTTGACCGTGATCGAGCGCGGCACGTTCCAGCGCGGATTGACCACGATATATTTCATCGACTCGGTAAACTCGGGCGTCTCGTGGGTATCTTCATCCTTGCCGATCACGACTCGCGTCGAGAACACCTCGCGGCCGGCTTCGTTGATCGAGGCGGTGAAGCTTGGAAGATTGACCCAGACATGGCGGGCATCAAGATCATAGCCCTGCATCCAGCGCAGTCGCTCAAGCGCAACAAGAAGATCCCAGGCAATCGGCCCGGGTCCCTGGTTCAGGCGCGAGATCGTGCGCGGTCCGGCGACACCATCGGCCACAAGGCCAGCCTCGGTCTGGAACCGCCCCAGGGCTGACGTCAAAGGCCCATCGAACTCGGTTTCCGAACCAAGAGGCACGGCGGCAAATCCCATCGATTCGAGACGAACCCGAAGCAGAGCGACAGCCTCTCCGGAATCCCCTTCCTTCAAGGTCCCTCTCGGAACCTGTGGCGTTCCAGCCGGCGCGATCAGCCTTTCAGTGGCCGCCAAAGCCTGCTGCAAGCTGCGATAGTCCTTGCCGGAAGGGGCGATTCCGGCAAGCCAGGCGACAGGATCGGCTGCCTTCGCGAAATCACGCATCATTTCCCCGGCTCGCGGCCTGTTGACGGTTCGCTTGATCGCGGGATCGACCTTTTGCGGATCAAGCAGGCCGCCGGTCAGGTCATGTGTCCAGCGAAAGAAGGCAACGGCAAAGGCAAGTTCTTCGTCGATCGTATCCGCGCCATGTTCGTGCAACCGGACAAGTTTCGTGCGGTCATAGCGTGTCGCTGGAAGCCCATGCCCCGCAGCCTGCCCAATGGCCTTGATAAGGGCATCGCGGCGCCCTGCCCCCTCGGCGTCAAGGAAGATAGGCTTCAGCCCATTGGTCCCGTAGAAATCGGCCAGGCCGGGATTGCGCGCAACTGCCTGGGCAAGTTGCATTTCCCTTTCACTGAACACCAGCCGGGGAGCGGGCAAGGCCGCGACGGAGGCCGTTTCCAGCCCCTGCGCGGTCGCAGTTCCGCCCTGAATGATCAGGGCCATCGACAACAGACATGGCGCAACCAGAGAGCGAATCAATCCAAAACCCACCAAATTGAAATTCCCGTTTGCCAAGATCAAAATCCTTGCCATTGATGGTGGCCGCAGTCCAGAAGGCGTTGCAATTTTGCGTCACGGATGATGCAAGGCGAACACGCGTCGAACAAAACCGTTAGCACGGCTAGGTACTCGCTTTGTGATCGGCGGATTCTCGCCGAATATAGCGGATGTCTGCCACCGGCGGAACGAAATGCTTTCCTCGGCTCGCGCGGTGGTGACATATTGTTTACGGGATCCCGGCTAAAACGGGGCCTGCCGAGCAACAGCCGGCATAAACAACGAAGCAGGACAGGCGATCTGACATGACGTTCGAAACTATCTCGCGTCGCGGCATCCTTAGTGTGTTCGCGGCGACGACGGTGGCAGCAGCGCCGGTTATGGCCAATGCCTTCGGTCTGATGCGGGGTGCCGGTGACGTACGCCGCATTCGCATGTATTCGGGACGCACGGGGGAAAGCATCGACACGGTTTACTGGGTCGATGGCAAGTACATCCGCGACGCACTGAATGAAATCAATGTGTTCATGCGCGATTGGCGCACGGGCCAAGCGATCGGGATAGACCCGCGCACCGTCGATATTGCAGCGGCCTCGCACCGGTTGCTGCAGACCAACGAACCCTACATGATGCTGTCGGGTTACCGCTCACCCAAGACCAATGCGATGCTTCGCTCGCGCTCGTCCGGGGTGGCCAAGAACTCGCTGCACATGGTCGGCAAGGCTGCGGATCTGCGGCTCAAGTCGCGATCGGTCGGCCAGATGTACAAGGCCGCTGCGGCCTGCCGCGCCGGTGGGGTTGGTAAATACTCGCGCTCCAATTTCGTGCACATGGATTGTGGACCTATCCGGCACTGGGGCGCCTGACTCGCAAACGGTAAAGTTTGCGCGATCTCGCTAAGACCCGCCCCTAGGGGCGGGTTTTCGCGTTTTGACGGTCCGCTCAGAAGCGCAGGATCGGTGGAGCATTTGGATCGCGCCGCGCAGCAGGCTGGGGCGCTTCCGGCTGGGGCACATCGATCACCAGCGCAACCGGCGGGTGCATGGCACTGGTGAATGCCAGATCAACCCCGCCAGCGATCTCAGGCAGAAACGCCATCAACTCGGCAAAGGCCTTTGCAACGGCAGAACGATGCGACTCATCCACCCCTTTCAGCATCAGCACGTGATTTGAACGTCCGTCTTCCCAGTCCGCTGCCACCAGCGCCGCTGATTGGACCATTCCGGCCATATCGCCGAGCCGAGTCGAGATGGGTTCGGCAAGGCAGCTTACAACAGCAAGATCCGGAGCCCGCACCTGCCTCGGCGTCTCGTCGCTGGCAAGGCTTGGCTCTGCTTCCAAGGCATCGACCAGCCAGCCGAGCGTTGGCGCATCCAGCAGCATCTCGGATGGTTCGCCCGGATTGACAAGCAATCCGCGGTGTTCATTCACCAGCGTCGCCGCAAGAACCCGGCCGGGCAACGCGACATAGGCAACCGGCCCGCCCATGAACCCTGCCAGCCGGTCTTCGGCATCGCAGGCCAGCGCGACCGATCCGTTATCAAGGGGAAAAACACGCAATTCGGCCTTGTCGCCAGTGGGCTCGGTCACGAGGGCGGCGAAAAGCTCGGTATCAGCGAGGCGTGACAGAATGCGGGCGCGCTGTGCCTGATCGGCCTCATGGAAGGGAATCGTGAAGAATGCGTCAAACGGTGTCATCGCCATCTCTCAGGATATGGTTCGTGGCCGAACGAAGCTCGGGCAAAAGCTCGGCCTCGAACCAGGAATTGCGTTTCAGCCAGCCGGTATTTCGCCAGGACGGATGAGGCAAGGGAAAGATGTCCGGTGCATGGTTGCGCCACTCTGCAACCGTGGCCGTCACGCCTTGGCGGGAACCCACCCCGAGATGCCAGCGCTGCGCATGCCCCCCGACCAGGAGCGTGAGCCGGGGCTGCAATTCATTCATCACCCGTTCCCGCCATGTCGCCGCGCAAATCGGTGGTGGCGGGAGATCAGAGTTCCGGGTGTCATATCCGGGAAAGCAGAACGCCATCGGTACGATCGCGATCCTTCTTCGATCATAGAAGACGCTGTCGGTGACACCCATCCAGTCGCGAAGCCGGTCGCCCGAACGATCGGCGAAGGGTCGCCCCGCCAGATGCACACGCATCCCGGGAGCCTGGCCGACGATCAGGATGCGCGCGCCGGATTCGAACCAGACCACGGGGCGTGGCTGGTGTTTCGTGGCGGTCGCGGCAAAACGCTGCGCACATATGCGACATGCCCGGATCTGGTCAGAAAGCTCCATCAAGTGCAGATAGGTCGGATTTCGCGAATGGAAAGCCCCGTGTTCTTCACGATAAATCAATGAACTCGCGGTCAAGGTGGACAGTATCGCAGGTGCAGCATATTGTCCGGTCAAGCGTATTCATCGTGCACTGAGGCAGATGGGTTTATTCAGATCACGCCACGCGCGACGGGCGATCCTACGCGAGGCGACCAAGGCGGCCTGATGATAGAATTCGACAATGTCTCGAAATCCTTCTGGACCGGCAAACAGCGCAAGGTGATCCTCGATCGCGCGTCGTTCCGGATCGAACTTGGCAAGTCCGTGGGCATTCTTGCACCAAATGGCACGGGCAAGACGACGATCATCAACATGATGTGCGGGCTGGAGAAACCGGATGAAGGGACGATCCGAACCGATTGCCGGGTATCGTTCCCATTGGGTTTCATGGGCGGCATCGCCTCGAAGCTGAGCGCGAACGAGAATTGCCGCTACATCGCGCGGATCTATGGGCTCGACCCGGATTACGTCGAGGCGTTCTGTCGGTGGCTTACGGACATCAAGGAATATTTCGACATGCCCGTCGGCACCTACAGTGCCGGTATGCGCTCTCGCTTCACCTTTTCGCTGATGCTTGCGCTCGAATTCGACGTCTACCTGATCGACGAAGGCATGCCCTCCACCACCGATGTGGATTTCAACCGCAAAGCTGGTGCAGTGCTTTATGATCGCCTGAAATCGGCAACGGTCGTCGTCGTGTCGCATCAGGCCCGCACGATCGAGAAATTCTGCAGCTCGGCCGCGGTCTTGCGGGACGGGAAGCTCTATCAGTTCGAAACCCTCGAAGAGGCAAAGCAATATTATGACTACACCGCCTAAGGCGAGGGTCTATCGCATCAGCCGCGAAGAGTCCGTTCTGGCCGTCAAGCGCGGCGCCGGCGCCGTCGAAACGGCTCGAGCGGTGCAGGTCGAATCGCGCAAGCGCCGCGTCGAACAGCCGCAGATCGATCAGGACCCCGGGCAGCTTTTCGCCGAGGAAGATGACGGCTTCGGCGAAATGCGTTTTCCCGGCGCCACACAAGACGCATCGCCCGAGACAGGCGGAAGCGACCCGGATATGGCCGAGCGCATCGAAGCCGTCCGCGCCGAGAACCTTTCAAGCCGGCAACTGCGCATGGCGCGTCGCATTGCCGCAATGCACGAGATCGAGGTCGATTCCGACCTTGAGGCCGTCGTCGCCCTGCGAGATCGTGGGATCGATCCGTTCCACCGCGCGGCCCTGGGCCAGATGATTTCCGCCGAGGGCAATCGCGCCCCTCAATCAGCGGGCGGCGCAGGCGTTCCGGCTCCTGTTCAGCAGCCCAAGCCGCCCAAGCGCCGCGGCACCGAGATCATGCCGATCGCACCGGGTCAGTCGCCCCTGCCTTCCCGCGAGGCCCTGACAGAGGAAAAGCGCGCGACCGAGATCATCAATATCCAGCGGGACATTGCGCGGCGCCGGCGGCGCAAGCTTGCGATGCTGTTCGCCCGCCTCGTCGCCTTCGTCGGCATTCCGACGATCATTGCGGGCTACTATTATTTTACGGTCGCAACGCCTCTATATGCGACCGAATCGCAGTTTCAGATACAGCAAGCCGACAAGACCGCCTCAGGTGGGCTCAGCGGGTTGTTCAGTGGAACGCAGCTTGCGACCAACACGGATTCAGTCTCGGTGCAAAGCTACCTGACCTCACGGGACGCGATGCTGCGGCTTGACCGGGAACTGGGATTCAAGACGGCGTTTCAAAGCGAGCAGATCGATCCGATCCTGCGACTTGCGCCCGATGCAACGAACGAACAAGCCTACAAGCTTTACCGGGACTCGGTCCGCATCGGTTATGACCCCACTGAGGGCGTGATCAACATGGAGGTGATCGCACCCAACCCGGAACTGAGCCAGGACTTTTCGGTCGCCCTGATCAAATATGCCGAGGGTCAGGTCGACCAGATGACCTCACGCCTGCGCGAAGACCAGATGCGTGGCTCAGTCGAAAGCTATGAAGATGCCGAGAAAAAGGTCCAGGACGCGCAGCGCCGCGTCCAAGAGCTGCAGGAAAGGCTGGGCGTCCTTGATCCCGTTGCCGAGGGCAGCGTCATCATGGGCCATATCGCGGAACTCGAACGTCAGCTTGCCTCCAAGAAGCTCGAACTTGGTCAGTTGGAATCGAACCGCAACCCGAACCAGAGCCGTGTCCAGGGGGTGCAGGGTGACATTTCGCGGCTCGAGGAAATGCTTGCAGAAACGCGGTCGCAACTGACCGAGGGAACGGCCGCGCGCAACTCGCTTGCCACGATCTCGGGCGAAATCCGGATCGCCGAATCCGACCTTCTGACTCGGCAGGAACTCTTGGCGGCAGCGGCAGCGCAGATGGAAAATGCGCGGATTGAAGCGAACAAGCAGGTCCGCTATCTGTCGCTTTCGGTCGCCCCGGTCCCCCCGGACGAGGCGACATATCCCAAGGCATTCCAGAATACGATCGTCGCGTTCCTGATCTTTTCCGGCATCTACCTGATGCTTTCGCTGACCGCGTCGATCCTTCGTGAACAGGTATCGTCATGAAACATGTCCAGATCGGTAAAGTCGCTTTCGGCAACGATCTTCCGCTCGCCCTGATTGCCGGCCCATGCCAGCTGGAAACGCTGGACCATGCGCTGATGATCGCAGAGACGGTCGCAACGGCCTGCGAGGCCTCGGGTGCGGGCTTCGTCTTCAAGGCCAGCTACGACAAGGCAAACCGCACCTCACTTGCGGGCAAGCGTGGTGTGGGGATGGAGGAAGGCCTGCGCATGCTGGAGGAGGTGCGAAACCGCCTTGGCTGCCCGGTGCTGACCGATGTCCATGACATCCCGCAGGCCCGCGCCGCCGGTGCGGTCGTCGACATCATCCAGATCCCTGCATTCCTGTCCAGGCAGACCGACCTGCTTATTGCCGCCGGAGAGACGGGTGCGGCCGTGAACATCAAGAAAGGCCAGTTTCTCGCACCTTGGGATATGCCAAACGTGGCCGACAAGGTCGCCTCGACTGCAAACGAGCGCATCATGCTGACCGAGCGCGGCGCAAGCTTTGGCTATAACACGCTCGTGGCCGATATGCGGAGCCTGCCGATCATGGCCCGAACCGGCTGGCCCGTGATCATGGACGCGACCCATTCCGTGCAGCAGCCGGGCGGACAAGGCGGCTCGTCGGGAGGCCAGCGCGAATTCGCGCCGGTCATGGCGCGCGCGGCCGTGTCGATCGGGGTCGCAGGCGTCTTTATCGAGACGCATCAGGACCCCGACAATGCTCCGTCGGATGGGCCGAACATGATCCCGCTGGCGCAGATGCCGAAACTGATCGGATCGCTGATGCGGTTCGACCAGCTTGCGAAATCCGATCCCGTGATGGGATGAAACCTCTCAGGCCGCCGCGATCGACTTCGCGGCGGCATGGGCCGATGCCCAGGCCCATTGGAAATTGTAGCCGCCCAACCAGCCGGTGACGTCGACCACCTCTCCGATGAAGTACAGACCCGGCTGTTGGCGCGCTTGCATGTCCCGCGCATTCAGGTCCCGACAATCCACCCCACCCAAGGTCACCTCGGCCGTGCGCCAGCCTTCGGAACCGACGGGTCGCAGCCTCCACGCGTTCACGCGCTCGGCAAGCTGATCGAGCCTGCTGTTGGTCTGATCCGCCAGCCGTTTCTCCTTCAGTCCCATCTCGTCGGCAATCGCTTCGGCAAGCCGCGATGGAAGATGACGCCCAAGCGCGGTCGATACCGCGATCCGGCCGCCCTGCCCCCGCTGTTCGCGCAGAAGGGTCTTCAGGTCGTGATCCGGCGCGAGATCGACGGTGATCTCTTCTCCCGGTTGCCAGAAGCTCGAGATCTGCAGGATCGCTGGCCCCGATACACCCCGATGAGTGAACAGAAGTCCGTCCCGGAACCGGGTGGCAGAACGGCCATGGCCGTGGCTCACGACCGCCTGAACCGCGACCCCCGCGAGTGGACGGCATTTATCCAGATCCTGCTCGGCGAAGGTCAGCGGGACAAGACCCGCCCTGGGCTCGATCACTCTGAGGCCGAATTGCCGGGCAAGCTCGTACCCAAATCCGGTCGCACCCATCTTCGGAATAGATTTTCCCCCAGTGGCGACCACGACGCGAGCCGCCCGCAGCACACCTTTGCTGGTGGTCACCAAGAAACACTTTCCGTCATGCGTAACGGCATTGATCGCGGTCTCAAGCCAAAGCTGCGCCCCCCGCATGCGGTGCAGCAGCATGTCGATGATCTGGCGCGCGCTTTCATCGCAGAAGAGCTGACCGAGCGTCTTCTCGTGCCATGCAATCCCGGCCCGATCGACCATATCGACGAAGCCCCGGGCACTGAAACCGGCAAGCGCCGAAGCACAGAACCGCGGATTCTGCGACAGGAAACGGTCGTGGCTGGTGGCGAGGTTCGTGAAATTGCAGCGCCCTCCGCCGGATATCCGGATCTTCTCGCCAGCTGCGCGCGCATGGTCGATGACGAGAACCTTGTGATCCGCGTGCGTTGAGTTGTTCTCGATGATTGAGCCGGCGCAGAAAAGCCCTGCCGCCCCGGCGCCCAGAATGATCGTGTCGAAATAATCCATCTGCGGCGCTTAACCGCACGGGAATTTTCCCACAAGAAATTTCGTTGGCCCCCTTGTGCCTTCTGGCAGCGTTGGATAGATAGCCGCTCACAGAGTTGGGGCGTGGCCAAGTGGTAAGGCAACGGTTTTTGGTACCGTGTACCGTAGGTTCGAATCCTACCGCCCCAGCCAAGTTTTTCCAAACAATCATATGATAAATATCAGGAAAATCTGATTGTTACGGGAAATTTTTCTCTTGTCTGCGGCAAGAGACTCCGCTAAATAGCGGTCCACAGAGTTGGGGCGTGGCCAAGTGGTAAGGCAACGGTTTTTGGTACCGTGTACCGTAGGTTCGAATCCTACCGCCCCAGCCAACTCAGCACATTCGACATTTGCCCAAGATGGGAAATTCTCCGGTCTGAACTCGGTTTCGACCTGATCAGACTGGTCTGGGGTGTCGTTTCGATCGCCGGCCCTGCAAGCTCGTGCGTCACCGACGCAGGTGTGCGGCTTGGCTATCAGGGTTTTCGCGACATGCCCGACGACGACGCCCGAGCACGGCTTTGACCAACTGGTTCACTGGCGTGGCTGGAAGCCGGGCAAAGAACGGGGAGTTCCTTCTAAGTTTGGGTGTCTTGGGCCAAGCATGATGTTTCCATGAGCGAAGGAAATGTCGACAATAATGGAGCCCTCTGATCGGTCTGGCTGTTCATGTGACAGGAGACCGCCCCACTTTTTGCCCCAGTGTAGATACCACCGATTCCCTTTAGCTGGCATTCACCCGCCACGTTGAATGGCGGGAAAAGGGACTGTTTGGGCGGGGCATTGCCCCCAGCCAACCATCTGCCTTTGCCACCCAAGCTGCAGGGTTGATACGTATAAGTATGGGGAAGAAGAATGTAGAAGAAGGGAGGGAAAGTCGGTGGTTACAGGAGGTTTCTTTATTCTTTCTTCTTCTCTATTCTATGGGTTTATTCATTTTGACCAGTATACCGGAAAGGAACAACTTCTCTTCCTGTTGTTTCTTCCCACTTCTTCATTCGGCTAAGGTAACTCTCGCAGCGTTCTGTCTCACGCCAAGCTTCGAAGTCTAACTGGACCTCAAGAGGTTTGTCCTGTTGTTCATCCAGCCCAAGGGCTTTGGCTTCGACGGGTATAGGACGACCTACGACCTCTGCTGATGAACGAAGCATCAACTCCTGTAGTGCTTTACTATGCGTATAAGGAACAATGGCGCTGTCATGGACAGTGAGAACGGGTAGTCCCAGTTTGGCACACGCCTCAATCACCCGCTCCATGATCTGCGAGTCAGTAAACATTAGCCCGACACCAGCATCAGAGCAAAGGCAGTCTCCCAAGGCAGGAGTGTTTTCCCTGAAAGCCTGTATCCCCTGCTGTATCGCAACGTTCTTCAGCTTCTTCCCCGGATGACCAACGTCCAACCCATCCCGGAATGCAGAACAAGCAGACTTTTCATCCCTAGCGTTGATGGCTGTCAG
This window encodes:
- a CDS encoding L,D-transpeptidase family protein encodes the protein MALIIQGGTATAQGLETASVAALPAPRLVFSEREMQLAQAVARNPGLADFYGTNGLKPIFLDAEGAGRRDALIKAIGQAAGHGLPATRYDRTKLVRLHEHGADTIDEELAFAVAFFRWTHDLTGGLLDPQKVDPAIKRTVNRPRAGEMMRDFAKAADPVAWLAGIAPSGKDYRSLQQALAATERLIAPAGTPQVPRGTLKEGDSGEAVALLRVRLESMGFAAVPLGSETEFDGPLTSALGRFQTEAGLVADGVAGPRTISRLNQGPGPIAWDLLVALERLRWMQGYDLDARHVWVNLPSFTASINEAGREVFSTRVVIGKDEDTHETPEFTESMKYIVVNPRWNVPRSITVKEYLPRLQANRHAVGHLDVVDRAGNVISRDRIDFRKYTAANFPYRMRQKPSDDNALGVVKFMFPNPWNIYLHDTPTKHLFNQSRRAYSHGCIRVARPLDLAYELLVDQVRHPEQVFNKALNSGRETYLNMRTDIPVHLVYFTTFPDASGKIRRYADIYGRDARVRAALVKAGVGSLDSAASEN
- a CDS encoding YcbK family protein codes for the protein MTFETISRRGILSVFAATTVAAAPVMANAFGLMRGAGDVRRIRMYSGRTGESIDTVYWVDGKYIRDALNEINVFMRDWRTGQAIGIDPRTVDIAAASHRLLQTNEPYMMLSGYRSPKTNAMLRSRSSGVAKNSLHMVGKAADLRLKSRSVGQMYKAAAACRAGGVGKYSRSNFVHMDCGPIRHWGA
- a CDS encoding SseB family protein, producing the protein MTPFDAFFTIPFHEADQAQRARILSRLADTELFAALVTEPTGDKAELRVFPLDNGSVALACDAEDRLAGFMGGPVAYVALPGRVLAATLVNEHRGLLVNPGEPSEMLLDAPTLGWLVDALEAEPSLASDETPRQVRAPDLAVVSCLAEPISTRLGDMAGMVQSAALVAADWEDGRSNHVLMLKGVDESHRSAVAKAFAELMAFLPEIAGGVDLAFTSAMHPPVALVIDVPQPEAPQPAARRDPNAPPILRF
- a CDS encoding uracil-DNA glycosylase family protein; protein product: MELSDQIRACRICAQRFAATATKHQPRPVVWFESGARILIVGQAPGMRVHLAGRPFADRSGDRLRDWMGVTDSVFYDRRRIAIVPMAFCFPGYDTRNSDLPPPPICAATWRERVMNELQPRLTLLVGGHAQRWHLGVGSRQGVTATVAEWRNHAPDIFPLPHPSWRNTGWLKRNSWFEAELLPELRSATNHILRDGDDTV
- a CDS encoding ABC transporter ATP-binding protein, with protein sequence MIEFDNVSKSFWTGKQRKVILDRASFRIELGKSVGILAPNGTGKTTIINMMCGLEKPDEGTIRTDCRVSFPLGFMGGIASKLSANENCRYIARIYGLDPDYVEAFCRWLTDIKEYFDMPVGTYSAGMRSRFTFSLMLALEFDVYLIDEGMPSTTDVDFNRKAGAVLYDRLKSATVVVVSHQARTIEKFCSSAAVLRDGKLYQFETLEEAKQYYDYTA
- a CDS encoding capsule biosynthesis protein, with product MTTPPKARVYRISREESVLAVKRGAGAVETARAVQVESRKRRVEQPQIDQDPGQLFAEEDDGFGEMRFPGATQDASPETGGSDPDMAERIEAVRAENLSSRQLRMARRIAAMHEIEVDSDLEAVVALRDRGIDPFHRAALGQMISAEGNRAPQSAGGAGVPAPVQQPKPPKRRGTEIMPIAPGQSPLPSREALTEEKRATEIINIQRDIARRRRRKLAMLFARLVAFVGIPTIIAGYYYFTVATPLYATESQFQIQQADKTASGGLSGLFSGTQLATNTDSVSVQSYLTSRDAMLRLDRELGFKTAFQSEQIDPILRLAPDATNEQAYKLYRDSVRIGYDPTEGVINMEVIAPNPELSQDFSVALIKYAEGQVDQMTSRLREDQMRGSVESYEDAEKKVQDAQRRVQELQERLGVLDPVAEGSVIMGHIAELERQLASKKLELGQLESNRNPNQSRVQGVQGDISRLEEMLAETRSQLTEGTAARNSLATISGEIRIAESDLLTRQELLAAAAAQMENARIEANKQVRYLSLSVAPVPPDEATYPKAFQNTIVAFLIFSGIYLMLSLTASILREQVSS
- the kdsA gene encoding 3-deoxy-8-phosphooctulonate synthase, yielding MKHVQIGKVAFGNDLPLALIAGPCQLETLDHALMIAETVATACEASGAGFVFKASYDKANRTSLAGKRGVGMEEGLRMLEEVRNRLGCPVLTDVHDIPQARAAGAVVDIIQIPAFLSRQTDLLIAAGETGAAVNIKKGQFLAPWDMPNVADKVASTANERIMLTERGASFGYNTLVADMRSLPIMARTGWPVIMDATHSVQQPGGQGGSSGGQREFAPVMARAAVSIGVAGVFIETHQDPDNAPSDGPNMIPLAQMPKLIGSLMRFDQLAKSDPVMG
- a CDS encoding BaiN/RdsA family NAD(P)/FAD-dependent oxidoreductase translates to MDYFDTIILGAGAAGLFCAGSIIENNSTHADHKVLVIDHARAAGEKIRISGGGRCNFTNLATSHDRFLSQNPRFCASALAGFSARGFVDMVDRAGIAWHEKTLGQLFCDESARQIIDMLLHRMRGAQLWLETAINAVTHDGKCFLVTTSKGVLRAARVVVATGGKSIPKMGATGFGYELARQFGLRVIEPRAGLVPLTFAEQDLDKCRPLAGVAVQAVVSHGHGRSATRFRDGLLFTHRGVSGPAILQISSFWQPGEEITVDLAPDHDLKTLLREQRGQGGRIAVSTALGRHLPSRLAEAIADEMGLKEKRLADQTNSRLDQLAERVNAWRLRPVGSEGWRTAEVTLGGVDCRDLNARDMQARQQPGLYFIGEVVDVTGWLGGYNFQWAWASAHAAAKSIAAA